From Triticum aestivum cultivar Chinese Spring chromosome 4A, IWGSC CS RefSeq v2.1, whole genome shotgun sequence, a single genomic window includes:
- the LOC123082345 gene encoding transcription factor ICE1 isoform X2 gives MLPQFNTCLWVQEGDVHEHQGLGHDQAALMGLEAGNHHDQHLLPMPSGGGGGFGAPPMLDDDSWYFDAVGDAAGNGSMIPAPATVEASGSSSGFGDASQMFPLLDVPGFDLDISGDLSAFLGAGNAPNASLLPHGNTDFLGSFGGFGTAPAQTTDFGDLAGFDLFDTGAPGWSGPSSEGPAAPAPQTAAFSGQGNAKVLRPLENFPASGAQPTLFQKRALRRNAGEEDGGRKRKAAEPDIILDDADDDIISIDASGLNYDSEDGRGVEESGRKDGNESNANSTVTGGAAAEGNGKKKGMPAKNLLAERRRRKKLNDRLYALRSVVPRISKMDRASILGDAIEYLKELKQKINVLQNELEASPSASSLPPTPTSIHPLAPTTPTMPALPSRVKEELTSSPAQEPCVEVKLREGRAVNIRMMCSRRPGVVHSSLKALEGLGLDVQQAVISYFNDFTLDVFKAECKDGPGPQAEEIKAVLLKSAGFQPAA, from the exons ATGCTGCCGCAGTTCAATACTTGTCTTTGGGTGCAGGAAGGCGACGTCCATGAACACCAGGGCCTCGGTCACGACCAGGCGGCGCTGATGGGGCTGGAGGCCGGCAACCACCACGACCAGCACCTCCTGCCTATGCCCTCGGGCGGAGGCGGGGGGTTCGGCGCCCCGCCGATGCTTGATGATGACAGCTGGTACTTCGACGCGGTCGGCGACGCCGCCGGGAACGGGTCCATGATCCCGGCGCCGGCAACTGTGGAAGCGTCGGGATCTAGCTCCGGATTCGGGGATGCTTCCCAGATGTTCCCGCTCCTCGACGTCCCTGGGTTCGACCTCGACATCTCCGGCGACCTCTCGGCGTTTCTTGGCGCCGGGAACGCGCCGAACGCATCCCTGCTGCCGCATGGGAACACAGACTTCCTCGGCTCGTTCGGTGGCTTCGGCACCGCACCGGCACAAACGACGGACTTCGGTGACCTCGCTGGTTTCGACTTGTTCGATACCGGTGCCCCGGGCTGGAGCGGCCCATCCTCAGAGGGGCCGGCTGCTCCGGCGCCCCAGACCGCTGCCTTCTCTGGGCAGGGCAACGCGAAGGTGCTGAGGCCGCTGGAGAACTTCCCGGCGTCGGGCGCGCAGCCAACGCTCTTCCAGAAGCGCGCACTCCGGCGTAACGCCGGGGAAGAGGACGGCGGGAGGAAGCGTAAGGCAGCGGAGCCTGACATAATACTCGACGACGCCGACGATGACATCATCAGCATCGACGCGTCCGGGCTGAATTACGACTCGGAGGACGGGAGGGGCGTCGAGGAGAGCGGCAGGAAGGACGGCAACGAGTCCAACGCCAACAGCACGGTCACCGGCGGCGCTGCGGCTGAAGGGAACGGGAAGAAGAAGGGGATGCCGGCCAAGAACCTCCTGGCGGAGCGCCGTCGCCGGAAGAAGCTCAACGACCGGCTGTACGCGCTTCGGTCTGTCGTGCCCAGGATCAGCAAG ATGGACAGGGCTTCCATTCTTGGTGATGCAATCGAGTACCTCAAGGAGCTCAAGCAGAAGATCAATGTTCTTCAGAATGAGCTGGAGGCATCTCCTTCCGCGTCCTCGCTGCCTCCGACACCTACAAGCATCCACCCTCTGGCTCCTACAACTCCTACAATGCCCGCGCTGCCATCTCGCGTGAAGGAGGAACTGACAAGCTCTCCTGCTCAGGAACCATGT GTTGAGGTTAAGCTTCGGGAAGGTCGGGCCGTCAACATCCGCATGATGTGCTCTCGCAGGCCGGGTGTTGTGCATTCTTCCTTGAAGGCCCTCGAAGGCCTTGGCCTTGACGTGCAGCAAGCCGTTATCAGCTATTTCAATGACTTTACATTGGATGTCTTCAAGGCCGAG TGCAAGGATGGCCCTGGTCCTCAGGCTGAGGAAATCAAGGCGGTGCTCCTGAAATCTGCGGGGTTCCAACCAGCGGCTTAG
- the LOC123082345 gene encoding transcription factor ICE1 isoform X1: MLPQFNTCLWVQEGDVHEHQGLGHDQAALMGLEAGNHHDQHLLPMPSGGGGGFGAPPMLDDDSWYFDAVGDAAGNGSMIPAPATVEASGSSSGFGDASQMFPLLDVPGFDLDISGDLSAFLGAGNAPNASLLPHGNTDFLGSFGGFGTAPAQTTDFGDLAGFDLFDTGAPGWSGPSSEGPAAPAPQTAAFSGQGNAKVLRPLENFPASGAQPTLFQKRALRRNAGEEDGGRKRKAAEPDIILDDADDDIISIDASGLNYDSEDGRGVEESGRKDGNESNANSTVTGGAAAEGNGKKKGMPAKNLLAERRRRKKLNDRLYALRSVVPRISKMDRASILGDAIEYLKELKQKINVLQNELEASPSASSLPPTPTSIHPLAPTTPTMPALPSRVKEELTSSPAQEPCVEVKLREGRAVNIRMMCSRRPGVVHSSLKALEGLGLDVQQAVISYFNDFTLDVFKAEQCKDGPGPQAEEIKAVLLKSAGFQPAA, from the exons ATGCTGCCGCAGTTCAATACTTGTCTTTGGGTGCAGGAAGGCGACGTCCATGAACACCAGGGCCTCGGTCACGACCAGGCGGCGCTGATGGGGCTGGAGGCCGGCAACCACCACGACCAGCACCTCCTGCCTATGCCCTCGGGCGGAGGCGGGGGGTTCGGCGCCCCGCCGATGCTTGATGATGACAGCTGGTACTTCGACGCGGTCGGCGACGCCGCCGGGAACGGGTCCATGATCCCGGCGCCGGCAACTGTGGAAGCGTCGGGATCTAGCTCCGGATTCGGGGATGCTTCCCAGATGTTCCCGCTCCTCGACGTCCCTGGGTTCGACCTCGACATCTCCGGCGACCTCTCGGCGTTTCTTGGCGCCGGGAACGCGCCGAACGCATCCCTGCTGCCGCATGGGAACACAGACTTCCTCGGCTCGTTCGGTGGCTTCGGCACCGCACCGGCACAAACGACGGACTTCGGTGACCTCGCTGGTTTCGACTTGTTCGATACCGGTGCCCCGGGCTGGAGCGGCCCATCCTCAGAGGGGCCGGCTGCTCCGGCGCCCCAGACCGCTGCCTTCTCTGGGCAGGGCAACGCGAAGGTGCTGAGGCCGCTGGAGAACTTCCCGGCGTCGGGCGCGCAGCCAACGCTCTTCCAGAAGCGCGCACTCCGGCGTAACGCCGGGGAAGAGGACGGCGGGAGGAAGCGTAAGGCAGCGGAGCCTGACATAATACTCGACGACGCCGACGATGACATCATCAGCATCGACGCGTCCGGGCTGAATTACGACTCGGAGGACGGGAGGGGCGTCGAGGAGAGCGGCAGGAAGGACGGCAACGAGTCCAACGCCAACAGCACGGTCACCGGCGGCGCTGCGGCTGAAGGGAACGGGAAGAAGAAGGGGATGCCGGCCAAGAACCTCCTGGCGGAGCGCCGTCGCCGGAAGAAGCTCAACGACCGGCTGTACGCGCTTCGGTCTGTCGTGCCCAGGATCAGCAAG ATGGACAGGGCTTCCATTCTTGGTGATGCAATCGAGTACCTCAAGGAGCTCAAGCAGAAGATCAATGTTCTTCAGAATGAGCTGGAGGCATCTCCTTCCGCGTCCTCGCTGCCTCCGACACCTACAAGCATCCACCCTCTGGCTCCTACAACTCCTACAATGCCCGCGCTGCCATCTCGCGTGAAGGAGGAACTGACAAGCTCTCCTGCTCAGGAACCATGT GTTGAGGTTAAGCTTCGGGAAGGTCGGGCCGTCAACATCCGCATGATGTGCTCTCGCAGGCCGGGTGTTGTGCATTCTTCCTTGAAGGCCCTCGAAGGCCTTGGCCTTGACGTGCAGCAAGCCGTTATCAGCTATTTCAATGACTTTACATTGGATGTCTTCAAGGCCGAG CAGTGCAAGGATGGCCCTGGTCCTCAGGCTGAGGAAATCAAGGCGGTGCTCCTGAAATCTGCGGGGTTCCAACCAGCGGCTTAG